One window of Chloroflexus aggregans DSM 9485 genomic DNA carries:
- a CDS encoding DUF4129 domain-containing transglutaminase family protein, whose translation MPSQVRVSPSLSLTNFWWLLPGLGLVVLMTGAVVRSLAESGWANGLSLLPVVAGMAFVVGLVLALWQRLSNWAVHAVALVVGWVWIVQQVGPLLDERLVSWRDRAVELTIRLISWGRVLASGGRGEDIVLFVVVLALLCWWLMYLTVWAVVRQQCLWLMIIANGVVFFVNYTYVLPKPDLEAIVFIIGSLLLIVYHHVMQHRAVWEAQQISYPDLLPLQAMWSAAVVGVVLIAGTAVLPAQIPPDQANQTWEMIRAPFRAVRAAWEDAFSTINAPPGAGSVSFTARVAPLGGSRLAGFDEVMTVRSTQLEYWQAVAFDRYDGTGWVNTTGELARAALQVATAEQARTPLAAGETIPLTDRRLRRVITQTITLAQERNDDLLLVGGSPLQFSVPARLEHMIVRDENGGVVPLYDDLTLATSTIPLVAGTTYTVTALVSLADVQSLRMAGTDYPQWVRERYLQLPANLPARVRAEASRVIAAANAENPYDQAIAIQEYLRRLTYTEDIPPPPTNVDLVDWFLFEQRSGYCDYFASAMVVMLRSVGVPARWVRGYASGEFDPEQGVYVVRENVAHSWPEVYFPGIGWERFEPTAASYTSEPQRPLQSVFGAEAEEEWGGTSSAVPNPGRFEDLEDDGLTASGVSSGAATTPESAQRRTIAGDGVRNWLLMILGVLALVGSLITGLRWWLAREVRGLRLAAAAYTEMSWLAYFSGLGQQSWETPSEYAQRLARILPEHASTIHGIAAAYVTERYRRGVGSYLPPETARRSLHRALWQYALRQAFARLWSPVGSR comes from the coding sequence ATGCCATCTCAGGTGCGTGTTTCCCCGTCGTTGAGCTTGACCAACTTCTGGTGGTTGCTGCCCGGTCTCGGTTTGGTAGTGCTTATGACCGGTGCGGTTGTGCGTAGTCTCGCCGAATCGGGCTGGGCTAACGGTCTATCGCTCCTCCCGGTCGTCGCCGGCATGGCGTTTGTTGTTGGTCTGGTGTTGGCCCTGTGGCAACGCCTTTCCAACTGGGCTGTCCATGCTGTTGCATTGGTGGTGGGATGGGTGTGGATAGTACAGCAGGTGGGGCCGTTGCTCGATGAACGGCTTGTCAGTTGGCGCGACCGTGCCGTGGAGTTGACGATCCGCTTGATAAGCTGGGGACGAGTGTTGGCAAGCGGTGGGCGTGGTGAAGATATTGTGCTGTTTGTGGTGGTGCTTGCCCTGCTCTGCTGGTGGCTGATGTATCTGACAGTGTGGGCAGTGGTGCGTCAGCAATGTCTATGGCTGATGATCATCGCCAACGGTGTGGTGTTTTTCGTGAACTACACCTACGTGTTGCCCAAGCCCGATCTGGAAGCAATTGTATTTATCATCGGCTCTTTACTCCTGATCGTCTATCATCACGTGATGCAACACCGTGCCGTCTGGGAAGCGCAGCAGATCAGTTACCCAGATTTGTTGCCGTTGCAAGCGATGTGGTCGGCGGCGGTCGTCGGTGTGGTACTGATTGCGGGCACTGCTGTGTTGCCGGCTCAGATTCCACCTGATCAAGCGAATCAGACGTGGGAAATGATCCGGGCACCATTTCGGGCGGTGCGGGCTGCGTGGGAAGATGCGTTCAGTACGATTAATGCACCACCCGGCGCCGGTAGCGTTTCGTTTACAGCGCGTGTTGCGCCCCTTGGTGGCTCGCGTCTCGCCGGCTTTGATGAGGTGATGACTGTTCGTTCGACGCAGCTCGAATATTGGCAGGCAGTAGCTTTTGACCGTTACGATGGTACCGGCTGGGTCAATACCACCGGCGAACTGGCACGTGCCGCCTTACAAGTTGCTACCGCTGAGCAGGCGCGCACGCCGCTCGCTGCCGGCGAGACGATTCCTCTGACCGATAGACGCCTGCGTCGTGTCATTACCCAAACGATTACGCTTGCTCAAGAACGCAATGACGATCTGTTATTGGTCGGTGGTTCACCACTCCAATTCAGTGTGCCGGCCCGACTCGAACACATGATTGTCCGTGATGAGAATGGTGGCGTTGTTCCGTTGTACGATGATCTGACCTTAGCAACGTCGACGATACCACTCGTTGCGGGGACCACCTACACCGTGACGGCGCTGGTGTCGCTCGCCGATGTACAGAGTTTACGGATGGCCGGTACCGATTACCCGCAGTGGGTGCGCGAACGTTATTTGCAACTACCGGCTAACCTACCGGCACGGGTACGCGCCGAAGCGTCACGGGTGATTGCTGCTGCCAATGCCGAAAATCCCTACGATCAGGCGATTGCGATACAAGAGTATCTACGTCGGTTGACGTATACTGAAGATATTCCACCCCCGCCGACCAATGTCGATCTGGTAGATTGGTTCCTGTTTGAGCAACGGTCTGGCTATTGCGATTATTTCGCTTCGGCGATGGTCGTTATGTTGCGCTCGGTTGGCGTGCCGGCGCGGTGGGTGCGCGGGTACGCAAGCGGCGAGTTTGATCCTGAGCAGGGGGTATATGTTGTTCGCGAGAATGTGGCTCATAGTTGGCCGGAAGTCTATTTTCCCGGCATTGGCTGGGAGCGGTTTGAACCGACAGCGGCTAGTTATACCTCAGAACCGCAGCGACCGTTGCAGTCGGTATTTGGCGCCGAAGCCGAAGAGGAATGGGGTGGTACGAGTAGTGCAGTCCCTAATCCCGGACGGTTTGAGGATTTGGAAGACGATGGTCTGACGGCAAGTGGTGTGAGTAGTGGCGCCGCCACGACACCCGAGTCGGCTCAGCGTAGAACCATTGCCGGTGATGGTGTGCGTAACTGGCTGTTGATGATCTTGGGGGTGTTGGCTCTGGTTGGTAGTCTGATAACCGGCTTGCGTTGGTGGTTGGCTCGTGAGGTACGTGGTTTGCGACTTGCGGCGGCGGCGTATACTGAGATGAGCTGGTTGGCGTATTTCAGTGGTCTTGGTCAGCAGAGCTGGGAAACGCCGAGTGAGTATGCGCAACGCTTGGCCCGTATCTTACCAGAGCATGCATCAACAATTCACGGCATCGCTGCCGCGTATGTTACCGAGCGTTATCGGCGTGGCGTAGGATCGTATCTCCCACCGGAAACGGCGCGTCGGAGCTTACATCGTGCATTGTGGCAATACGCGCTGAGGCAAGCTTTCGCGCGGCTCTGGTCGCCGGTAGGTTCTCGATAG
- a CDS encoding TatD family hydrolase yields the protein MNARVRFIDTHLHLASVQFDDDRSEVITRALDTGVAALIEIGYDLASSHAAIALANAHPAIFAVVGIQPNHLHDLPPDWIEQIRALASHPKVVAIGEIGLDFYWMKSSPSEQEAAFRQQLALAGELGLPVVIHSRDAMSETIAVLRDAARGPGVIHSFSGDWEAAQACLELGFYLSFSGPLTFPKSTALHDVARQAPVDRLLIETDSPYLSPHPHRGQRNEPSRLIYIGQKVAELRQQSLAELAPQLWHNAMRAFPRLAAAWE from the coding sequence ATGAATGCGCGAGTTCGTTTCATTGATACTCATCTTCATCTTGCCTCGGTGCAATTCGATGACGATCGCAGCGAGGTTATCACTCGTGCGTTGGATACCGGAGTAGCCGCTCTGATCGAGATCGGCTACGATCTTGCTTCTAGCCACGCGGCGATTGCCCTTGCGAACGCCCATCCGGCGATTTTTGCCGTGGTCGGTATCCAGCCTAATCATTTGCACGACCTGCCACCGGATTGGATCGAACAGATTCGAGCGTTGGCCTCCCATCCCAAGGTTGTTGCTATCGGTGAGATCGGGCTTGATTTCTACTGGATGAAGTCGTCGCCCAGCGAGCAAGAAGCTGCTTTTCGGCAACAGTTGGCCTTGGCCGGTGAGTTAGGATTGCCGGTTGTGATCCACTCCCGCGATGCCATGAGCGAGACAATTGCCGTGCTGCGCGATGCGGCACGGGGTCCGGGCGTGATACACTCGTTCTCCGGTGATTGGGAGGCGGCACAGGCATGTCTCGAACTCGGATTTTATCTGTCGTTTTCCGGCCCTCTGACCTTCCCGAAGTCGACAGCATTGCACGATGTGGCGCGGCAGGCACCGGTTGATCGACTTTTAATTGAGACCGATAGCCCTTATCTCAGTCCACATCCGCACCGCGGTCAACGCAATGAGCCGAGTCGCCTGATCTATATCGGTCAGAAAGTAGCCGAGTTGCGTCAGCAGTCGCTTGCCGAATTAGCACCACAGCTCTGGCACAATGCAATGCGTGCCTTTCCGCGGTTAGCCGCAGCATGGGAGTAG
- a CDS encoding complex I subunit 4 family protein, whose product MNLLGLPILSLLLWLPTIGALILLVLPNGRPMLYRWTAMSIALATLLVAGTVIGLFYTGPYGPAAGTVIGPPLQFVDTVVWLTAIGASYFIGVDGINLWLVGLTAFLTPFAIAATWQRQTRSLRLLLALLLFAETAFLGVFLAQDMLLFYVFYELALIPMIFLIGMWGHHGRVTATLKLFLYTFGGSLLMLFAIIGLHILHRNAIATINPGFTGTFALNQIVADLRSGLFSLDPLMAQLLFGAFFLAFAIKLALWPLHSWLPDAYSVAPTPAAIILAGLMAKFGAYGFIRFNLTLFPEVASWAAPAIAVLAVIGIIYGALIAFTQRDMQRMIAYASMSHMNFIALGIVTLTAIGINGALLQMVAHGVIMAALLLIITVIEERRDSRELTSFGGLWRVTPVYAGLTLLTLLAMAGLPGLSGFVGEFTMLQGVFTSPLLGWPFALGAVIGIILAAVYALNLFRMGFMGEVRNTANLDLPDLQRRELMTLGALAVVIVALGLFPNVLLSGMNGSVQGLVDALTPAVQAAVQLNSWR is encoded by the coding sequence ATGAACCTGCTCGGCCTGCCTATCCTTTCACTGTTGCTCTGGCTGCCGACAATCGGTGCCCTTATTCTCCTGGTGCTGCCCAATGGGCGACCTATGCTCTATCGCTGGACGGCTATGAGCATAGCGCTGGCGACCTTACTCGTTGCCGGAACAGTCATCGGTCTCTTTTACACAGGACCTTACGGCCCAGCAGCAGGCACAGTTATCGGTCCGCCGTTGCAATTCGTTGATACGGTAGTGTGGCTGACGGCAATTGGTGCCAGCTATTTCATTGGTGTAGACGGGATCAACCTATGGCTGGTTGGTCTGACGGCTTTCCTCACCCCATTTGCAATTGCAGCCACGTGGCAGCGACAGACACGTAGCTTACGTCTGCTATTGGCCCTCTTGCTGTTTGCCGAAACGGCGTTTCTCGGCGTATTCCTCGCCCAAGACATGCTATTGTTCTACGTCTTTTACGAACTGGCCCTGATCCCGATGATCTTCTTGATCGGGATGTGGGGGCATCATGGGCGGGTCACAGCAACGTTGAAGCTGTTTCTCTACACCTTCGGCGGTTCACTGTTGATGCTCTTTGCCATTATCGGCCTGCATATTTTGCACCGCAACGCCATCGCAACGATCAACCCCGGCTTTACCGGCACGTTCGCGCTTAATCAGATTGTTGCCGATCTGCGGTCAGGCCTCTTTAGCCTCGACCCCCTGATGGCGCAATTATTGTTCGGTGCATTCTTCCTCGCGTTTGCGATTAAGCTGGCCCTGTGGCCATTGCACTCGTGGTTGCCTGATGCGTACAGTGTTGCGCCAACACCGGCCGCTATTATCCTGGCCGGGTTGATGGCAAAGTTTGGAGCGTATGGGTTCATCCGCTTCAACTTGACCCTCTTCCCCGAAGTTGCGTCGTGGGCTGCGCCGGCGATTGCCGTGTTGGCAGTGATCGGGATTATCTACGGCGCACTGATTGCCTTCACGCAGCGTGATATGCAGCGCATGATCGCATATGCTTCGATGAGCCATATGAACTTTATCGCGCTTGGCATCGTAACGCTGACGGCAATCGGGATCAACGGTGCCCTTCTGCAAATGGTGGCACACGGTGTCATCATGGCTGCCCTGCTGCTCATTATCACCGTGATCGAAGAGCGACGTGATAGCCGCGAGCTGACCTCATTCGGTGGCTTGTGGCGCGTGACACCGGTTTATGCCGGTTTGACCCTCCTCACGCTGTTAGCGATGGCGGGCTTACCCGGCCTGAGCGGATTTGTCGGCGAATTTACGATGTTGCAAGGTGTCTTTACCTCACCGCTGTTGGGATGGCCCTTCGCCCTCGGCGCAGTGATCGGAATTATCCTTGCTGCCGTTTACGCGCTGAATCTGTTCCGTATGGGCTTTATGGGCGAAGTGCGCAATACCGCCAATCTCGACCTGCCCGATTTACAGCGCCGCGAGTTGATGACGTTAGGAGCGTTGGCCGTTGTGATCGTGGCCCTTGGGCTGTTCCCCAACGTGTTACTCAGCGGAATGAATGGCTCGGTGCAAGGGCTGGTCGATGCCTTAACGCCCGCAGTACAGGCAGCGGTACAATTGAATAGTTGGCGGTAA
- a CDS encoding universal stress protein: MAEPPDGRMTAALHDFQRLRWRADIEHLLARLRGQSDDLLPFDEVRQQVRATIAGECQLRDIPLDAIVGSVGRYHDFNRSFLPRRDDDWQRWARVMVSVDNLHGWPPIEVYQIGDAYFVLDGNHRVSVARQLGMDHIQAYVTPLRSRAPVDPSMTLEEIIIAGEYAAFLELTQLDEQRPGCDLRVTIAGQYEKLLRQIESFRQQSSTTDRPASLPAAACAWYDQMYQPVVNLIRERDLLRDFPYRTETDLYLWLCDQRDELTKQAGWEISFAQAVDNLVTTPRGTEQLLEWIIPDNLEPAVPAGSWRRHRRIDPASWLFHEILVPISGNADGWKVLDQVLAWAQRETIRPLGLHVVRTEHQRTSAAAQAVVQEFIERCATAGVHGECAVEVGPIDRAVRERTRLVDLVAIQVNHPPRPSPMARLASGLRTILRCSIRPVLTVPCVVDRVERILLAYDGSRKAEEALYLAAYLAVRWHLVLNVVTVLDGQASAEAVRLRAFSYLEQRNIAAGYIVERGEPASAIIFAAEQTRSDLLIMGGYSHRDPFSDLVLGSTAEAVLRTRRLPTIICQ, translated from the coding sequence ATGGCGGAACCACCAGACGGTCGGATGACAGCGGCCCTTCACGATTTTCAGCGACTACGTTGGCGCGCTGATATTGAACATCTCCTGGCCCGCTTGCGTGGCCAGTCTGATGATCTGTTGCCGTTTGACGAGGTACGTCAACAAGTGCGGGCAACGATCGCCGGTGAGTGTCAGTTACGCGACATTCCGCTGGATGCCATTGTCGGTAGTGTAGGCCGGTACCACGACTTCAATCGCAGTTTTCTCCCTCGTCGTGACGATGACTGGCAGCGCTGGGCACGGGTTATGGTATCGGTCGATAATTTACACGGCTGGCCACCGATTGAGGTGTATCAGATCGGTGACGCTTATTTTGTCCTCGACGGCAATCATCGCGTATCGGTCGCCCGACAGTTAGGGATGGATCACATTCAAGCGTATGTGACGCCACTGCGTTCACGGGCACCGGTCGATCCTTCCATGACCCTGGAAGAGATTATCATTGCCGGTGAATATGCTGCCTTTCTTGAACTCACCCAGCTCGATGAGCAACGACCCGGCTGTGATTTGCGGGTAACAATCGCCGGCCAGTACGAGAAGCTCCTACGTCAAATTGAATCGTTCCGGCAACAATCGAGCACTACCGACCGGCCCGCATCGCTCCCGGCGGCGGCTTGTGCATGGTATGACCAAATGTACCAACCGGTAGTTAATCTGATCCGCGAACGGGATCTCCTGCGCGACTTTCCTTATCGAACCGAGACCGATCTCTACCTGTGGTTGTGTGATCAGCGCGATGAGCTGACAAAACAGGCCGGTTGGGAGATCAGCTTCGCCCAAGCAGTTGATAACCTGGTCACGACTCCTCGTGGCACCGAGCAACTTCTCGAGTGGATCATTCCCGATAATCTTGAGCCAGCAGTTCCAGCCGGTAGTTGGCGCCGTCATCGTCGGATCGATCCGGCATCCTGGCTGTTTCATGAGATACTGGTACCGATCAGCGGCAATGCCGACGGCTGGAAAGTGCTCGATCAGGTATTGGCGTGGGCGCAACGCGAGACGATCCGACCATTAGGCCTCCATGTAGTACGCACCGAACACCAGCGCACCTCAGCCGCAGCTCAAGCGGTAGTACAGGAGTTTATCGAGCGCTGTGCCACAGCCGGAGTGCATGGAGAATGCGCCGTGGAAGTCGGCCCAATAGATCGAGCCGTTCGCGAACGCACGCGCCTGGTCGATCTGGTTGCGATACAGGTTAATCATCCCCCCCGTCCCTCACCAATGGCCCGATTAGCATCGGGCCTACGCACCATTCTACGCTGCTCGATTCGCCCCGTCTTGACCGTACCATGCGTTGTAGATCGTGTCGAACGAATATTATTAGCCTACGACGGGAGCCGCAAAGCGGAAGAAGCGCTCTACCTTGCAGCGTACCTGGCAGTGCGTTGGCATCTGGTGTTGAATGTCGTCACCGTCCTCGACGGACAAGCGAGTGCTGAAGCAGTTCGGCTCCGTGCCTTTAGCTATCTCGAACAACGCAACATCGCTGCCGGGTATATCGTCGAGCGTGGTGAACCGGCTTCGGCAATTATCTTCGCTGCTGAACAGACCCGATCTGACCTTCTCATCATGGGCGGATATAGTCATCGTGATCCGTTCAGCGATCTGGTGCTCGGCTCAACCGCCGAGGCGGTATTGCGCACCCGCCGTCTCCCCACGATCATCTGCCAATAA
- the radC gene encoding RadC family protein, with protein MVSLRMHELPVNDQPRERLARLGAGALSDAELLAILLRVGISGTNVLQLAQQLLGEYGGWIGLQVADYNDLCRRTGIGASKAATIKAALEIGRRLARSSVEERYPIRSPGDVAALLMVEMSHLDQEHLRTVLLDTKHRVQQINTVYIGSLNSATIRIGEVFKEAVRRNSAAIIVVHNHPSGEATPSPEDIQVTRQLVAAGRLLDIEVLDHLIIGRGQYVSLRERGIGFE; from the coding sequence ATGGTATCACTACGAATGCACGAACTGCCGGTCAACGATCAACCGCGCGAACGACTGGCCCGTCTAGGCGCCGGTGCGTTAAGCGATGCTGAGTTACTGGCTATCTTGTTACGAGTTGGGATCAGTGGCACCAACGTCTTGCAGCTAGCCCAACAGCTTCTCGGCGAATATGGCGGTTGGATAGGGTTACAGGTCGCCGATTACAACGATCTCTGTCGGCGCACGGGGATCGGAGCGAGCAAAGCAGCAACTATCAAAGCGGCGCTTGAAATTGGTCGGCGTTTAGCCCGGAGTAGCGTCGAAGAACGCTATCCCATTCGCTCACCCGGTGACGTCGCTGCGTTATTGATGGTTGAAATGAGTCATCTTGACCAAGAGCACCTCCGCACCGTTCTGCTCGATACCAAGCACCGTGTGCAGCAGATCAACACGGTATATATCGGTAGTCTCAACTCGGCAACCATCCGCATCGGAGAGGTCTTCAAAGAAGCGGTACGACGCAACAGTGCTGCGATCATTGTGGTGCATAACCATCCTTCCGGTGAGGCAACACCTTCACCCGAAGACATTCAAGTGACACGCCAACTCGTAGCCGCCGGTCGGCTACTCGACATCGAAGTCCTCGACCACCTGATCATCGGACGCGGGCAGTATGTCAGCCTCCGTGAGCGAGGGATCGGGTTTGAGTAG